Sequence from the Deltaproteobacteria bacterium genome:
TTACGATCGCCAGGGCTTGATCATAAGGCATATAATTTGTTTCTCCATTATTGAGTAAAAAACCAACGCTCTTTCCCCTGGTTTCTGCATCTACCCAAATGCGTTCAATAGGAATCCTGATACCCAATGATTCATAAGTAATACTGATTTTTTTGTCAGAAGAATAAGTCAGATGAATAAGCTTTTTTTTATTATCTGCTTCCACAGATTTAATTTTCAGATCTTTCATATACTTATTTCCTTCGAGATTTCTTTTAAAATTTTCTCCAGTTTTTTATTCAAGGTTCCACTCAAAACAAGCAACTCAGGGACCTGAATTTTGGCAATTTCCTTACCATTTTTGTAAACATGCACATGCTTCGGCAAATGATCTCCTATCCACCATTCAATTAAATATCCACCTCTTCGAATTCTTCCCATAATTTAACTCAATCGGCGATCTGTTCCCAGATAAATTCGCAATTACAAAAGCTTGTCTAATGAGGCCCCACCAAATACAAACTCAGCTGTGGCACATAAGTAATCACCATCAGACAGAAAATAAGCAGCAGTAAAAAAGGCAGAGTCACCCAGGCCAGATTGAGGATGCTTCGCTTGAAACGAATGCTGGAGAGCAGAAGATTAAGACCTACCGGGGGATGCAGATAACCAATTTCCAGGTTGGTGAGGAAGATAATTCCCAGATGAATGGGATCCACCCCAAATTCCTTTGCGATGGGCATGATGAGGGGAATCACCACAATGATGGCCGAAAAGATGTCCATCAAAAATCCAACAATCAGCAA
This genomic interval carries:
- a CDS encoding DUF4160 domain-containing protein encodes the protein MGRIRRGGYLIEWWIGDHLPKHVHVYKNGKEIAKIQVPELLVLSGTLNKKLEKILKEISKEISI